A DNA window from Engystomops pustulosus chromosome 6, aEngPut4.maternal, whole genome shotgun sequence contains the following coding sequences:
- the COPZ2 gene encoding coatomer subunit zeta-2 isoform X4, translated as MLEDPTLYTVRAAIILDQDGHRLVAKYYDCTFPSLVEQQEFEKKLFLKTQRSESEVVLVDGVTALCQRSSDVMCFIIGGPDENELMLLSALTCLCESLYHILRKSLERNSLLENMDTVFLVLDEIIDRGVILECESQQVIERLSFKTVSEQAFGFVLFDYITGNNEQREGQRRAALE; from the exons ATGCTAGAG GATCCAACTCTATACACAGTGCGCGCTGCCATCATTTTGGATCAGGATGGACATCGACTTGTTGCGAAA TATTATGACTGCACATTCCCATCATTGGTGGAACAgcaagaatttgaaaaaaaattattcctcAAGACACAAAGATCAGAAA GTGAGGTGGTACTTGTCGATGGTGTGACCGCACTGTGCCAACGATCATCTGATGTCATGTGTTTCATCATTGGTGGTCCTGATGAGAATGAA CTGATGCTTCTCTCCGCCCTGACATGTCTGTGTGAAAGCCTATATCATATACTGCG GAAAAGTTTGGAAAGGAATTCCCTGCTGGAAAATATGGACACAGTTTTTCTCGTACTTGATGAAATAATTGATCGGGG TGTCATTTTGGAGTGTGAATCCCAGCAAGTAATTGAAAGGCTCAGCTTCAAG ACGGTGTCAGAACAGGCGTTCGGCTTTGTGCTGTTTGATTACATCACTGGTAACAATGAGCAGAGAGAAGGCCAGAGGAGGGCAGCGCTGGAGTGA
- the NFE2L1 gene encoding endoplasmic reticulum membrane sensor NFE2L1: MLSLKKYLTEGLIQFTILLSLMGVRVDLDSYLPSHLPPLHEIILGPTSAYTQTQFHSLRGTTDGYGVHPKSVDLDQFFTSRRLLSRMRALDRLQVPSTELDTWLVHREADSSVSSAQTGSPEGPQDLPSSDSNLRDTRETEQGLGSDELGATAQSDSSELKEEIDPIDILWLQDIDLGAGREDYESRGRHKDNEDIWESLHDDPGSESAQPRVQVDGETGENVPEEGHTAMSLAECLSLLDDTFQFAHPSEFPAPDSQSVLDAEPGQVASDQTDGLLSPFLPDMESPLDLEEQWQDLMSIMDMQAMDITNSTEDPLYLSLDPSLQQNGNLEPPALQGCAQNLSLFTPSMEAFPVSESPLPQLSSHNSSDINSTFGFTNLTGILFPSQLNSTSNATSSSGLQDPLGGILGEALFDEISLMDLALEEGFSQVQASQLQEELDSDSGLSLDRSPASPSGSETSSSSCSSSASSSFSEEGAVGYSSDSELVDPEEVDEASGYQPEYSKFCRMSSQDPSRFSHLPFLEHVGHNHTYNLVPEEPEEPDLPISRRGSRRQGGFIDKQAGRDEQRARAMKIPFSNEKIINLPVEEFNELLTKYQLSEAQLCLVRDIRRRGKNKMAAQNCRKRKLDTILNLEQEVKRLNRERSSQLREKGENLRSLQRMKQEVENLYQEVFSQLRDQDGRPYSPQQYALHYTSNGNVVLMPRNAESPQSRRPERKDRRK, translated from the exons ATGCTGTCTTTGAAGAAGTATCTGACGGAGGGTCTTATCCAGTTCACCATTCTGTTGAGCCTCATGGGTGTGCGTGTGGACTTGGACTCCTATCTGCCCTCTCACCTCCCCCCTCTGCATGAGATTATCTTAGGGCCCACCTCAGCCTACACTCAGACTCAGTTTCACAGCCTCCGTGGTACCACCGATGGCTACGGGGTGCACCCCAAGAGTGTGGACTTGGACCAGTTTTTCACCTCCCGTAGACTGTTGAGCCGTATGCGTGCACTTGACCGGCTGCAGGTGCCCAGCACAGAACTTGATACATGGTTGGTGCATCGAGAGGCTGATAGCTCTGTGTCCAGCGCCCAGACAGGGTCCCCAGAAGGCCCTCAGGATCTCCCATCTTCAGACAGCAACCTTCGCGACACTCGAGAGACAGAGCAAGGACTTGGAAGTGATGAGCTGGGAGCAACTGCACAGTCTGATAGTTCAGAGCTAAAGGAG GAAATCGATCCAATAGATATTTTATGGCTTCAGGATATTGACCTTGGAGCAGGGCGTGAAGATTACGAGAGCAGAGGACGTCACAAGGACAATGAAGACATTTGGGAATCCTTGCACGATGACCCAGGAAGTGAATCTGCACAGCCCAGGGTTCAAGTGGATGGAGAGACTGGGGAAAATGTACCTGAGGAG GGTCACACTGCAATGTCTTTGGCAGAGTGCCTGAGTCTTCTGGATGACACTTTTCAGTTTGCTCATCCCTCTGAG TTTCCAGCTCCTGATTCCCAGAGTGTCTTGGATGCAGAACCAGGTCAAGTGGCTTCAGATCAGACAGATGGACTCCTGTCCCCTTTTCTACCAGATATGGAGTCACCCCTGGATCTGGAGGAGCAGTGGCAGGACCTGATGTCAATAATGGATATGCAG gcAATGGATATAACTAATTCTACTGAAGATCCCCTATATCTGAGCCTAGACCCATCCCTACAGCAAAATGGGAACCTGGAACCACCAGCTCTTCAAGGATGTGCTCAAAACCTCTCACTCTTTACCCCCTCTATGGAAGCTTTTCCAGTCTCGGAGTCACCGCTGCCTCAGCTTTCTTCTCACAACTCCAGTGATATCAATTCCACGTTTGGATTTACCAATTTGACAGGGATCCTTTTCCCCTCCCAGCTCAATAGCACATCCAATGCCACATCAAGCAGTGGCCTGCAGGACCCTCTTGGTGGCATCTTAGGCGAGGCTCTATTTGATGAAATTAGCCTGATGGACCTGGCACTCGAGGAAGGTTTCAGTCAAGTGCAAGCTTCTCAACTTCAAGAAGAGTTGGATTCAGATTCTGGCTTGTCTCTAGACCGTAGTCCGGCATCTCCTAGTGGTTCTGAGACATCCTCTTCTTCATGCTcatcctccgcctcctcctcgtTCTCTGAAGAAGGAGCCGTAGGCTACAGCTCTGACTCTGAACTGGTGGATCCAGAAGAGGTCGACGAAGCCAGTGGTTACCAGCCAGAATACAGCAAATTTTGCAGAATGAGCTCCCAGGATCCTAGCAGATTCAGTCACTTGCCTTTCCTTGAACATGTTGGGCACAATCACACCTACAACCTGGTTCCTGAAGAACCCGAGGAGCCTGATCTGCCCATTAGCAGAAGAGGAAGTCGAAGACAAGGGGGGTTCATAGACAAACAGGCAGGAAGAGATGAGCAGAGAGCAAGAGCTATGAAGATCCCTTTCAGTAATGAAAAAATCATTAATCTGCCCGTGGAGGAGTTCAATGAGCTTCTCACCAAATACCAGCTTAGCGAGGCACAGCTCTGCCTGGTACGTGATATCCGCAGACGAGGAAAGAACAAGATGGCTGCTCAGAACTGCCGCAAGAGAAAGCTGGACACAATCCTAAACCTGGAGCAGGAGGTGAAACGCTTAAACCGAGAACGCAGCTCCCAGCTGCGGGAGAAAGGAGAAAACTTGAGATCACTCCAGAGGATGAAGCAGGAGGTGGAGAACTTGTATCAGGAAGTGTTTAGCCAGCTGAGAGACCAAGATGGCCGCCCGTACTCTCCTCAGCAGTACGCCCTGCACTACACCAGCAATGGCAACGTAGTGCTCATGCCACGCAACGCTGAGAGCCCGCAAAGTAGACGGCCAGAGAGAAAGGAtcggaggaagtga
- the COPZ2 gene encoding coatomer subunit zeta-2 isoform X3 — MEGSLPDPTLYTVRAAIILDQDGHRLVAKYYDCTFPSLVEQQEFEKKLFLKTQRSESEVVLVDGVTALCQRSSDVMCFIIGGPDENELMLLSALTCLCESLYHILRKSLERNSLLENMDTVFLVLDEIIDRGVILECESQQVIERLSFKTVSEQAFGFVLFDYITGNNEQREGQRRAALE; from the exons ATGGAGGGCAGCCTGCCG GATCCAACTCTATACACAGTGCGCGCTGCCATCATTTTGGATCAGGATGGACATCGACTTGTTGCGAAA TATTATGACTGCACATTCCCATCATTGGTGGAACAgcaagaatttgaaaaaaaattattcctcAAGACACAAAGATCAGAAA GTGAGGTGGTACTTGTCGATGGTGTGACCGCACTGTGCCAACGATCATCTGATGTCATGTGTTTCATCATTGGTGGTCCTGATGAGAATGAA CTGATGCTTCTCTCCGCCCTGACATGTCTGTGTGAAAGCCTATATCATATACTGCG GAAAAGTTTGGAAAGGAATTCCCTGCTGGAAAATATGGACACAGTTTTTCTCGTACTTGATGAAATAATTGATCGGGG TGTCATTTTGGAGTGTGAATCCCAGCAAGTAATTGAAAGGCTCAGCTTCAAG ACGGTGTCAGAACAGGCGTTCGGCTTTGTGCTGTTTGATTACATCACTGGTAACAATGAGCAGAGAGAAGGCCAGAGGAGGGCAGCGCTGGAGTGA
- the COPZ2 gene encoding coatomer subunit zeta-2 isoform X5, with product MEGSLPYYDCTFPSLVEQQEFEKKLFLKTQRSESEVVLVDGVTALCQRSSDVMCFIIGGPDENELMLLSALTCLCESLYHILRKSLERNSLLENMDTVFLVLDEIIDRGVILECESQQVIERLSFKTVSEQAFGFVLFDYITGNNEQREGQRRAALE from the exons ATGGAGGGCAGCCTGCCG TATTATGACTGCACATTCCCATCATTGGTGGAACAgcaagaatttgaaaaaaaattattcctcAAGACACAAAGATCAGAAA GTGAGGTGGTACTTGTCGATGGTGTGACCGCACTGTGCCAACGATCATCTGATGTCATGTGTTTCATCATTGGTGGTCCTGATGAGAATGAA CTGATGCTTCTCTCCGCCCTGACATGTCTGTGTGAAAGCCTATATCATATACTGCG GAAAAGTTTGGAAAGGAATTCCCTGCTGGAAAATATGGACACAGTTTTTCTCGTACTTGATGAAATAATTGATCGGGG TGTCATTTTGGAGTGTGAATCCCAGCAAGTAATTGAAAGGCTCAGCTTCAAG ACGGTGTCAGAACAGGCGTTCGGCTTTGTGCTGTTTGATTACATCACTGGTAACAATGAGCAGAGAGAAGGCCAGAGGAGGGCAGCGCTGGAGTGA
- the COPZ2 gene encoding coatomer subunit zeta-2 isoform X2, which translates to MEGSLPVLGGELTRVAEGDPTLYTVRAAIILDQDGHRLVAKYYDCTFPSLVEQQEFEKKLFLKTQRSESEVVLVDGVTALCQRSSDVMCFIIGGPDENELMLLSALTCLCESLYHILRMSGQMPGPPHTAGPIAATMAGWPQTLQTARYVLLLHAQLYWSSVAHACKVCKPLSIVLNGTNLTIFF; encoded by the exons ATGGAGGGCAGCCTGCCGGTACTGGGAGGAGAACTAACCCGTGTGGCCGAGGGG GATCCAACTCTATACACAGTGCGCGCTGCCATCATTTTGGATCAGGATGGACATCGACTTGTTGCGAAA TATTATGACTGCACATTCCCATCATTGGTGGAACAgcaagaatttgaaaaaaaattattcctcAAGACACAAAGATCAGAAA GTGAGGTGGTACTTGTCGATGGTGTGACCGCACTGTGCCAACGATCATCTGATGTCATGTGTTTCATCATTGGTGGTCCTGATGAGAATGAA CTGATGCTTCTCTCCGCCCTGACATGTCTGTGTGAAAGCCTATATCATATACTGCG tatgtcaggtcagatgcctgggccccctcacactgcgggccccatagcagctaccaTGGCtg GCTGGCCACAAACACTGCAGACAGCCCGTTACGTCTTGCTTCTTCATGCGCAACTGTACTGGTCCTCAGTCGCACATGCGTGTAAAGTGTGTAAACCGTTAAGTATTGTATTGAATGGCACTAATCTGACAATATTTTTCTGA
- the COPZ2 gene encoding coatomer subunit zeta-2 isoform X1, which translates to MEGSLPVLGGELTRVAEGDPTLYTVRAAIILDQDGHRLVAKYYDCTFPSLVEQQEFEKKLFLKTQRSESEVVLVDGVTALCQRSSDVMCFIIGGPDENELMLLSALTCLCESLYHILRKSLERNSLLENMDTVFLVLDEIIDRGVILECESQQVIERLSFKTVSEQAFGFVLFDYITGNNEQREGQRRAALE; encoded by the exons ATGGAGGGCAGCCTGCCGGTACTGGGAGGAGAACTAACCCGTGTGGCCGAGGGG GATCCAACTCTATACACAGTGCGCGCTGCCATCATTTTGGATCAGGATGGACATCGACTTGTTGCGAAA TATTATGACTGCACATTCCCATCATTGGTGGAACAgcaagaatttgaaaaaaaattattcctcAAGACACAAAGATCAGAAA GTGAGGTGGTACTTGTCGATGGTGTGACCGCACTGTGCCAACGATCATCTGATGTCATGTGTTTCATCATTGGTGGTCCTGATGAGAATGAA CTGATGCTTCTCTCCGCCCTGACATGTCTGTGTGAAAGCCTATATCATATACTGCG GAAAAGTTTGGAAAGGAATTCCCTGCTGGAAAATATGGACACAGTTTTTCTCGTACTTGATGAAATAATTGATCGGGG TGTCATTTTGGAGTGTGAATCCCAGCAAGTAATTGAAAGGCTCAGCTTCAAG ACGGTGTCAGAACAGGCGTTCGGCTTTGTGCTGTTTGATTACATCACTGGTAACAATGAGCAGAGAGAAGGCCAGAGGAGGGCAGCGCTGGAGTGA